In the Mya arenaria isolate MELC-2E11 chromosome 11, ASM2691426v1 genome, one interval contains:
- the LOC128207884 gene encoding aplysianin-A-like — protein sequence MAFKGQRCRHELSCIIIFDLLLISVTGFVLDGTRAEDLTSKQTCEDVAIIGAGISGSYAAWRLRDHNLSISVYEYSNRVGGRFRTIRFPNSPDINVELGAMRFLPAAHQLLVSTIQDLGLAAVEFKPGFGVEGKDIMYMRGQHFHSGDIKKGHIPYNLHENERNLDLQHFRWEALLNGTDFPANGTFNDYALLHTRTKDGLELYKQSARAAYFTMGISKEMSDLIRDVVGFRFMFGDVSSANAVPLSNPNRIPTGPRVVQTVKEGMEAVPHTLMDRFLQTSHSHKLHLNRELTKVIRTGATYTLRFKETVTTNGITTYAKNFRMLEVCAKKVVLTVPRLALSKVTFSGLSISHDLSDSIENAVKDVPAFKIFLAYDTPWWRTTNVTHAETDLPNRQVYDFGTSAQTSTSVLAAAYGDMDIVKFWREVQSRGPFMNCLNGNDTCPSEAAVKHVTNFLAEIFQIPLESIPTPVDGAISIWDKFPFGGGWHVWMPGYNWDDVRRDVLQPSPTDHVYFATGSYAPGETDSWSNNALETVERVLKLLSI from the exons ATGGCGTTTAAAGGACAGCGTTGTCGCCATGAGTTGTCTTGCATCATCATCTTTGATCTCCTGTTGATCTCTGTGACTGGATTTGTCTTGGACGGTACGAGAGCGGAAGACCTGACTTCAA AACAAACTTGTGAAGATGTTGCCATCATTGGCGCTGGAATCAGTGGGTCTTATGCTGCCTGGCGGCTTCGGGACCACAATCTCAGCATTTCCGTGTACGAATATTCAAACAGGGTCGGAGGTCGGTTCCGGACCATTCGGTTTCCGAATTCACCCGATATCAACGTGGAACTAGGTGCCATGAGGTTTTTACCAGCAG CCCATCAACTTCTTGTATCTACGATACAAGACCTTGGTCTAGCGGCGGTTGAATTCAAGCCGGGATTTGGTGTCGAAGGAAAAGATATTATGTACATGCGGGGTCAACATTTTCATTCTGGTGACATCAAAAAGGGTCATATACCTTACAATTTGCATGAAAACGAGAGAAATCTGGACCTGCAACATTTCCGGTG GGAGGCGCTTTTGAACGGGACAGACTTCCCGGCCAACGGAACCTTCAACGATTACGCACTCCTTCACACCCGCACTAAGGATGGACTGGAACTGTATAAACAAAG TGCAAGGGCGGCGTATTTCACGATGGGAATCAGCAAGGAGATGTCCGACCTCATTCGCGATGTGGTAGGTTTTCGCTTCATGTTTGGTGACGTCTCCTCCGCAAATGCCGTACCTCTTTCTAACCCTAATCGCATCCCAACAGGACCGCGGGTTGTGCAGACCGTCAAAGAGGGTATGGAGGCAGTCCCGCACACTCTTATGGACCGATTTCTCCAAACGAGCCATAG CCACAAACTTCATCTAAATCGTGAATTAACGAAGGTTATACGAACAGGAGCGACATACACGCTCCGGTTCAAAGAAACAGTGACTACCAACGGTATAACTACATATGCAAAA aattttaGAATGCTGGAAGTTTGCGCGAAAAAAGTAGTGTTAACAGTGCCTCGATTAGCATTGTCAAAGGTCACATTTTCTGGACTATCAATATCTCATGACTTAAGCGACAGCATAGAAAACGCTGTGAAAGACGTGCCTGCCTTCAAGATATTCCTAGCGTACGACACGCCATGGTGGAGAACGACCAACGTCACACACGCGGAAACAGATCTCCCCAACAGACAGGTGTATGACTTCGGAACTTCGGCTCAAACGAGTACGTCTGTATTGGCCGCGGCTTACGGAGATATGGACATTGTGAAATTTTGGCGGGAAGTGCAGTCACGTGGGCCGTTTATGAACTGTTTGAACGGAAATGACACATGCCCTTCGGAAGCAGCGGTAAAGCACGTTACCAACTTCCTGgcagaaatatttcaaattccaTTGGAAAGTATTCCCACACCGGTAGATGGGGCCATATCTATTTGGGATAAGTTTCCCTTCGGTGGTGGTTGGCACGTTTGGATGCCAGGATATAACTGGGATGATGTACGGAGAGATGTTCTTCAACCATCACCAACCGACCACGTCTACTTCGCCACCGGATCGTACGCTCCTGGCGAGACTGATAGCTGGTCAAACAACGCCCTGGAAACTGTCGAACGGGTTCTCAAGTTGTTAAGTATTTAA